A portion of the Sphaerochaeta pleomorpha str. Grapes genome contains these proteins:
- a CDS encoding MATE family efflux transporter: MIDTPVKDLILTLAVPTIISMLITSFYSMTDTIFVSHIGTTASAAVGIVFSLMSIIQAIGITFGQGSANVVARLLGAKENKRADEVFSTAFFTSIGVALCLSFFGLTHMTGLVRFLGSTSTIEPLAIAYGSTILIGAPWMTVCYTMNNNLRSEGKATLGMIGMSSGAIINVILDPVFIFGLDLGIRGAALATIISQLISFGILLSHFLYHRSNLHLSIRNFRFSWKVYKDIFKVGLPSLIRNLMGTVSVICLNVFAGPFGDAAIAAMSITNRIMQFLNSALIGFGQGFQPVSGFSWGAKRYDRLKKAFVFCVKVGVSSFAIIGFLCFLGANSIIRVFISDPKVLEIGTVAIRFQCILMPFMAFNTLSGMLFQSTNHGAKSSVLALARQGIFFVPLIATLPKFVGILGIQISQPIADLLSVVLSLALVFPFMKELSEPDSSL, from the coding sequence TGATACACCGGTCAAGGACCTGATACTCACCTTGGCTGTCCCGACTATCATCTCCATGCTAATCACCTCATTCTACAGCATGACCGACACTATTTTTGTCAGCCATATCGGTACGACTGCAAGCGCTGCCGTGGGGATTGTCTTTTCCCTTATGAGCATTATCCAGGCAATCGGGATTACCTTTGGACAGGGGTCGGCTAATGTCGTTGCACGGCTATTGGGGGCAAAGGAGAACAAACGTGCCGATGAAGTGTTCAGCACGGCATTTTTTACCTCAATTGGAGTTGCTCTCTGCCTGTCGTTCTTTGGGTTGACCCATATGACTGGCCTGGTAAGATTTCTAGGATCTACTTCCACGATTGAACCGCTTGCCATAGCCTATGGTTCGACCATTTTGATCGGAGCCCCATGGATGACCGTATGCTATACGATGAACAACAACCTGCGCTCGGAAGGTAAGGCAACATTGGGGATGATAGGCATGAGCAGTGGGGCTATTATCAATGTTATACTGGATCCGGTCTTTATCTTTGGTCTTGATCTGGGCATCCGTGGGGCGGCACTGGCTACCATTATCAGTCAATTGATCAGTTTTGGTATCCTGCTCTCCCATTTTCTTTACCATCGGAGCAATTTGCATCTCTCAATACGGAACTTCCGTTTTTCTTGGAAGGTATATAAGGATATCTTCAAAGTTGGGCTTCCCTCGTTGATACGAAACCTTATGGGAACAGTTTCCGTAATTTGTCTCAACGTATTTGCCGGTCCCTTTGGGGATGCTGCGATTGCAGCCATGTCTATTACGAATAGGATTATGCAGTTTCTCAATTCTGCCCTGATAGGGTTCGGGCAGGGGTTCCAGCCGGTCTCCGGGTTCAGCTGGGGAGCCAAACGGTATGACCGGCTCAAAAAAGCTTTTGTTTTCTGCGTAAAAGTCGGAGTGAGCTCGTTTGCGATTATTGGGTTTCTCTGCTTTCTTGGGGCAAATAGCATAATACGGGTATTCATTTCCGACCCCAAGGTACTTGAAATCGGTACCGTAGCCATTCGGTTTCAGTGTATCTTGATGCCGTTCATGGCATTCAATACCCTTAGCGGGATGCTGTTTCAGAGTACTAACCATGGGGCGAAGAGCTCAGTGTTGGCTCTGGCAAGGCAAGGGATTTTCTTTGTTCCGCTTATAGCAACCCTACCGAAATTTGTAGGAATTCTCGGGATTCAGATTTCCCAGCCTATTGCAGACCTGCTAAGTGTTGTCCTTTCCCTTGCCCTTGTATTTCCCTTCATGAAGGAACTGTCAGAGCCAGATTCTAGCCTCTAG